A single window of Acidobacteriota bacterium DNA harbors:
- a CDS encoding shikimate dehydrogenase → MRDTELTAASAKPAITSFRAGLIGAGIQASRSPQLHEQEARAQGLTYSYELFDLEQMGASVAALPRLLDEAQQQGFAGLNITHPCKQAVISLLDELSAEAAAIGAVNTVVFKHGRRIGHNTDAPGFAASFQRDLADVAKRNVILLGAGGAGSAVAVAVLQLGSERLAIYDTDRARAAALAERVGATAVSELAQTVQAADGLIQATPIGMANYPGVPLPLALLQPNHWVAEIIYFPRETELLRHARALGCRTLDGGGMAVFQAARAFQLFTDLAPDAERMLRHFAALD, encoded by the coding sequence ATGAGGGACACTGAACTCACAGCCGCTTCGGCAAAGCCGGCTATAACTTCCTTTCGCGCAGGCTTGATCGGCGCAGGCATACAAGCTTCGCGTTCGCCGCAGTTGCACGAACAGGAGGCGCGCGCCCAGGGCCTGACGTATTCCTATGAGCTTTTCGACCTCGAACAAATGGGTGCCAGCGTCGCAGCTTTGCCGCGTTTGCTGGACGAAGCGCAGCAGCAAGGCTTTGCCGGCTTGAACATCACGCATCCGTGCAAGCAGGCGGTCATTTCGCTGCTGGATGAGTTATCCGCAGAGGCCGCCGCGATTGGCGCCGTCAACACGGTGGTTTTCAAACACGGCCGGCGCATCGGACATAACACCGATGCGCCGGGCTTTGCCGCCAGCTTTCAACGCGATCTTGCCGATGTCGCCAAGCGCAACGTAATCTTGCTGGGCGCGGGTGGCGCGGGTTCAGCCGTGGCGGTTGCTGTTTTGCAATTGGGCAGCGAGCGGTTGGCGATTTACGATACTGATCGCGCGCGCGCCGCTGCGTTGGCTGAACGCGTGGGCGCCACCGCCGTCAGCGAACTCGCGCAAACCGTGCAAGCGGCTGATGGATTGATTCAGGCGACGCCGATTGGCATGGCGAACTATCCCGGCGTGCCCTTGCCGCTGGCGTTGTTGCAACCCAACCATTGGGTGGCTGAGATTATTTACTTTCCGCGCGAAACCGAGTTGTTGCGCCACGCCCGTGCCCTTGGCTGCCGCACGCTGGATGGCGGCGGGATGGCGGTGTTTCAAGCGGCGCGAGCCTTTCAACTATTCACTGATCTGGCGCCTGACGCCGAACGGATGTTGCGGCACTTCGCGGCGCTGGACTAG
- a CDS encoding tannase/feruloyl esterase family alpha/beta hydrolase: protein MNIRSIITTLLFVIAVAAAAFAQDSKCSALAAKSFGADIKIESAAVVAATAQAPEHCDVRGVIAPEARFAVKLPANWNNRFYMVGGGGYAGTISHGPMNAGLQKGYATASTDTGHDAAKEPLATFANPGPQNPHADRKVLDYAYLAVHNTAVLAKQIITAYYGSAPKYSYWVGCSTGGRQGLMEAQRYPADFDGYVIGAPVLKISHEQLRGIWNAQAVTSEPGRIAVEKLPLLAAAIYQKCDGVDGVQDNLIADPRRCPFDPALDLPKCAGDVDGKDCFTTGQIAGLKKVYGGVRDSKGKLLYPGQPVGAEIAPPNGRSAWIGSIGADPGAGLAFGETFMRFMIRPPLGADWSYKSFNFDTDPARLAAISKLIDATDPDLRKVKQRGGKIIHYHGWADALVNPQMSVNYYESVLKKLGVRQTREFYKLYLIPGMFHCRGGVGCDDADWFTPLVDWVEKGIAPGVIAGKRVVNNAPVMARPHCAYPAVAKYKGSGDVSKAENFACQ, encoded by the coding sequence ATGAACATTCGCTCAATCATCACTACGCTGTTGTTTGTGATTGCGGTTGCGGCGGCTGCCTTTGCGCAAGACAGCAAATGCTCCGCGCTCGCCGCCAAATCATTCGGCGCGGACATCAAAATCGAATCGGCGGCGGTTGTCGCCGCCACGGCGCAAGCGCCTGAACATTGCGACGTGCGCGGCGTCATTGCGCCCGAAGCCAGATTCGCCGTCAAGCTGCCGGCGAATTGGAACAACCGGTTTTACATGGTTGGCGGCGGCGGATACGCGGGCACGATCAGTCACGGGCCGATGAACGCGGGGTTGCAGAAAGGCTACGCGACGGCTTCGACCGACACGGGGCACGATGCGGCCAAAGAACCGCTGGCGACGTTTGCCAATCCGGGGCCGCAGAATCCGCATGCCGACCGCAAGGTGCTCGATTACGCTTATCTGGCCGTTCACAACACGGCAGTGCTGGCCAAGCAGATCATCACGGCCTATTACGGCAGCGCGCCAAAGTATTCCTATTGGGTGGGCTGTTCGACCGGCGGGCGGCAAGGCTTGATGGAAGCGCAACGTTATCCGGCGGACTTTGACGGTTACGTCATCGGCGCGCCGGTGCTAAAAATTTCGCACGAGCAATTGCGCGGTATCTGGAACGCGCAAGCCGTGACGAGCGAGCCGGGGCGCATCGCCGTTGAAAAGCTGCCGTTGCTGGCCGCCGCGATTTATCAAAAATGCGATGGCGTGGACGGCGTGCAAGACAATTTGATTGCCGACCCGCGCCGCTGCCCGTTCGATCCGGCGCTGGATTTGCCGAAATGCGCGGGCGACGTTGATGGGAAAGATTGCTTCACCACGGGTCAAATTGCGGGCTTGAAAAAAGTGTATGGCGGCGTGCGTGATTCCAAAGGCAAGCTGCTTTATCCCGGCCAACCGGTGGGCGCGGAGATCGCTCCGCCGAATGGCCGCAGCGCGTGGATCGGCAGCATCGGCGCCGATCCGGGCGCGGGGCTGGCCTTCGGCGAAACCTTCATGCGCTTTATGATCAGGCCGCCGCTGGGGGCGGATTGGAGCTACAAGTCATTCAACTTCGACACCGACCCGGCCAGGCTTGCGGCGATTTCCAAACTGATTGACGCGACCGATCCCGACTTGCGCAAAGTCAAACAACGCGGCGGCAAAATCATTCACTACCACGGTTGGGCCGATGCGCTGGTCAATCCGCAAATGTCGGTGAATTACTACGAATCCGTGCTGAAGAAGCTGGGCGTGCGGCAGACCCGTGAGTTTTACAAGCTGTATCTGATCCCCGGCATGTTCCATTGTCGCGGCGGTGTCGGCTGCGATGACGCCGACTGGTTCACGCCGCTGGTGGACTGGGTAGAGAAAGGCATTGCGCCCGGCGTGATTGCGGGCAAGCGTGTCGTGAACAATGCGCCTGTGATGGCGCGCCCGCATTGCGCTTATCCGGCAGTCGCCAAGTAC